GAACTAAAAGTGATGGTAATTTATTcatcttatatttttagtggatgctttttatatttaacatGCAGCGCTCTtgaaggaaatttggaaaataaatgtagaaagaaaggaGATGGAAATGACTCAACCAAAGTCCTACTACCCAAGCTCAATGGTGCTTAACCATTTGGTCTTATTTCCTTCACTTACGTTTATTTACCTTGTATCATTATAAATTATgctacataatttttcttttcgaGCGCAGAATATCAAGTTAGTGAAATTAAAGTTGTACGTTGGAAAGGTGTAATAAGTAATTGGTTTTCCTCTCACTCCACTCGGAAAGGTGTTATTCCAGAGAAAATTaagtttgaaaagatcaatactTTTGATTTAAAAGTTGGTAGGGCAGGTAGTCATTTAGTTTCAATTTTTCTAATAATCTCTGTGATTATTGATTTATATTGTTGATTTGTCCGTTTTTAAACCCCCTCTACCAAGAAACttttatattcataataaaagtttaaaagttaaaattggtTTTATTCTCAAGCAATTGGCCTCAGTGACAAAGAGTGACTAGAGAGTGCCCCAGTGTCAAATCAGGTATTTTGTATTAGTAGACTTATCCCTAGCTGCATTTAATTTTGGTGTTAGCATtcaattttatgttttcctttgtaTATACCATGAAGTATAGCAGAATGTTTGCAGGACTCCACCCCCATAGAAAAGATACACTATTTTGGAGAGGAGAAGGCAGGAGAGTGGTTAGGAGGGTGAAGAAGCAGTATCACAATGACTTAATTTAGCCCTGGCCATTATGTCCTGGCTCGTTCCCAGAATGTCAATTTATATTAAATTGCTCTGGgcacatttttttaattgtactttgtGAAAAAATTTTCACCTTCATCACCACTTAAAAAGAATTAGACAAGGATGTTTATATAAAcactttaaatgtatttgatataaaatttttatttctttgtagacCCAGAAAACCCCAGAAGTGGTGATACAGTGGAAGTACAAGTGAATGGAAATCTTGTCAGAGAACCTGACCATATGGAACTGGAAGAAGATAGGGCTGGACAACTTAACATGCGTGGAGTTTTTCTGCATGTCCTTGGAGATGCCTTGGGTTCAGTGATTGTAGTAGTAAATGCCTTGGTCTTTTACTTTTCTTGGAAAGGTTGTTCTGAAGGGGATTTTTGTGTGAACCCATGTTTCCCTGACCCCTGCAAAGCATTTGTAGAAATAATTAATAGTACTCATGCATCAGTTTATGAGGCTGGTCCTTGCTGGGTGCTATATTTAGATCCAACTCTTTGTGTTGTAATGGTTTGTATACTTCTTTACACAACCTATCCATTACTTAAGGAATCTGCTCTTATTCTTCTACAAACTGTTCCTAAACAAATTGATATCAGAAATTTGATAAAAGAACTTCGAAATGTTGAAGGAGTTGAGGAAGTTCATGAATTACATGTTTGGCAACTTGCTGGAAGCAGAATCATTGCCACTGCTCACATAAAATGTGAAGATCCAACATCATACATGGAGGTGGCTAAAACCATTAAAGACGTTTTTCATAATCACGGAATTCACGCTACTACCATTCAGCCTGAATTTGCTAGTGTAGGTTCTAAATCAAGTGTGGTTCCGTGTGAACTTGCCTGCAGAACCCAGTGTGCATTGAAGCAATGTTGTGGGACGCTACCACAAGCCCCTTCTGGAAAGGATGCAGAAAAGACCCCAACAGTTAGCATTTCTTGTTTAGAACTTAGTAACAATCTAGAGAAGAAGCCCGGGAGGACTAAAGCTGAAAACCTCCCTGCTGTTGTGATAGAGATTAAAAACATGCCAAACAAACAACCTGAATCATCTTTGTGAGTCTTGGAAAAGATGTGATATTTGACTTTTGCTTTAAACTGCAAGAGGAAAAGGACTCCATTGAAATTCTAAGTTTGCCAAGTAGCGTAATTGAAGTCCTTGTCTGGTCACACagtttaattctatttttgtaagaacataATGGGACTGCATAACAGAGTTCTATATTACAACTTTGTGATTATTAGTACAGAGTACAGCTATGCTGTGACTGTTTTGGAAAGCCAGTTTTAACACTAtgttacatttttgtttaaagtAAGTGAAACCTTATATAACATAATGACATTTGATTTCTGGATTTTTCCCATGATAAAAATTAGGGGGACAAATAAAATTGTTACTGgaatttctctgcttttcttttccccaAGTGTTACACTTTATTAGAATTATAATTGATAGAACTTTAAAATCATCAACAGTTTGTTTCCTTTGACATTTTAGGTAATATTGCCCTTTGAGATCATTACATAGCATAATGGCAGCATATTTTAAGAGTGAGTCATGGCTATTAGTAGGAAATAAGATCAGTTACTATCCTGTATTCTGTATTGCTGACTATTAAACAGTAAGATAGTTAACAAATTGAACTACAGTTTACACACAATAGGGCAAATGCGGTAGTAAGAGCAAGGAAGAAAGTTTACCAAACTAAATATTTAGGTTATTGTATGATAATATTGAGActacatttctaaattattttgagaatttcAACTTTTTATTCTACCAAAGTTAATCTGAAACTTGGGCATGTTCACCAGCATTACTTTCTTTGAAAGATTGGTATAAAAACATTGAGCTGCAAGTTTACTCACAAAATATGTAAGTATTTTTAAGGATGTTGACACCTAATAATTACATGCTAAATGCAAACTATTAATGTAATCTTTTAAACCGGgtgtttgaaaaaaatttttcaaagtcaTTTCATGATAACCAATCATGAATGGATTTAAATGGAGCCTTTTGAACACAACCAGCAATGTTTGTGCTTTCTAAGAGCCACTGacttgagagaaaagaaaatcagaaggtTAATGCAGTTTGGATATTAAATTCTTAGAAagcaaaattaataattaaagcaAAATTAAGAGTTTGTAAGTCATCCTGTCTTCACATACTCAGATCTTCCAATAGTGGCTTATTTTGCAAGATGCCACAATATCTGCACAGAAAATTGTTTGTGGCTATTTCATTATTGCTATGGATTTCAAATCCAACACAAATATTTAAGGGTGTTtaagttaatatttttcttgatAGAGGGTATGCTTTGTGACGAAATTAGATTTTTGTCCTTGAAAGGATGAATATTAGCATCAGTTATGTATAGCTCTATTTTTCTAGAAACAAGGTATTCTGACTACTTTTATAGCTGACTACTTTTGGGATGGCTACGTTTTGGGATTTAAAATAGTTCATTGTTTAATGGGTTGTAAGAGGAAAAAGTGTTAGGATTTGACAGTTACTTTTTAAAGGGATGATCTTTTGTGGTGTGTGTTTTTCCTAGTATAAGCCTATTGCTGGCAATGGGCCTATTTAAGAACAGCTGATTTTTTCCAGTGAAAATATGGTAATTTTAGGAACACAGTTTGTAAGTTCACATTTACTATAATGGGCCAAAACCATAACCTGCCAGTTTGCAATACATCTTGATCTTTTAATATTCTTATCTGATATTGTGTAATTCAATTCCTAAACTGATAGTTACCATGAATTTTGCGAAAAGGTGTGGGtggttttttttaaacatgaaattgAGGGATCTCATCTGGGCGAACAAGAAGAGAAAGCTGTGAATTGTACTGTATCATGTACATTCCTGATTTAATactttacagaacattttattcagATATCAATTTGTTACATAAACATTTCAGTAATGATACAAAGataattgataaaatatattacattcaaTGAGGTTTGCTTTACAAATGCTCTACTTGAGGTCTGTGTCTTAAAGATGGTATGACACCCAAGTACAAGACATCAGCTGaatgaggattttaaaaaatggtatataAGCATGGGACAAGgactatgtttgtttgtttttcaaaagtgCTTTGAAGATAACAGCCTTTAGGTTTGAGTTATTTCACTTTTCATGATTTTTAAGTAGCTTATATATAACGGTGGTAccataggattttcttttttcaaatgacTGTCAGCAAAAACAATGGGCACTGACTCACCTTTTGAGTTTTAGCagagaattatttatttctttacaatGCACTTTCTAACCCATTTTAGCTATATTagcattatctttaaaaaaagacatgcttttgtatttaaatattgtaGGATTTAAGTGTCTTTCTCAAAATAGCTTATTCCTTTCTGAAAGAAAATGAGGGAAATACTCTGAATTATTAGGAGACTTAAACCCAATATTTAAATATACGATTTTATAACACTGCATCAGTTTTAGGAGTTGCATCTCTCCTGCTGGCTCTTTTATATTTGAGCAAGATCAGTGTAGAATATGTGTTTAGAAACTTGTCTGTTGTCTCAGTTTAGTGAAAAGGAGGTGCTGCATGTGCCTGAATTAAAACCAAGAAATTTTTCCAAGCCAAATGCAGCCTTAGTGATGAGAGATTTAATTCTCCATTGTCACCTTTTAGCTTTTATGATTGCTTAGTTTTTTCTGAAGGATGTCTGCATTGTAAAACTATGGACTAAAACCTAAAAAACAGAATCCTCAAAAACTTTGCTGTATGTGTTTTAACATTTTAGAGAACAGTATGTTGAATAACTAAGGTATGTAACTTGAATAGGAAAAATGTCCATCAAATGAATGCACCTTGGAAAATCACAGTAGGTAGAAGGCTATGTTAACCGTTTGTGTCTTATTAACATCCTTaagttaattttgaatttttgacagttttgaggGAAAAGACCTATGGAACCTAATGTGAAGTATTTCGTATGTTAACTGGTGTTGAGTTGAAGATTTTTACTGTGTATAAGCAGATATCATTTGAATGATAAAAATGTCATTAACCTGCTGTCTTAAGATGTTCACACAAATATGGAGAGTAATtctacaatataaaatatttattttaatactgaGTTTCAGTTAAGTCATAAACAGTGTTAAAACTCTTGGGAAGGTgtaggggttttttgtttgtcatttttaaaattgaaactgTGTCATACAGTGTTTCACGTCTCTGAAATTGGGATTATAATAGCACTATTTTGATGTAGCTCTACCGATACTATGTGGTAATGCTATTTTGTTTTACTAACAAGCTCTGGAATATTTAACAGTCATTTTCACTGGCACAGGAGCCTTTTGTATGTTATtcaatttaaacttttaaaccAAAAAT
The DNA window shown above is from Symphalangus syndactylus isolate Jambi chromosome 19, NHGRI_mSymSyn1-v2.1_pri, whole genome shotgun sequence and carries:
- the SLC30A1 gene encoding proton-coupled zinc antiporter SLC30A1 — protein: MGCWGRNRGRLLCMLALTFMFMVLEVVVSRVTSSLAMLSDSFHMLSDVLALVVALVAERFARRTHATQKNTFGWIRAEVMGALVNAIFLTGLCFAILLEAIERFIEPHEMQQPLVVLGVGVAGLLVNVLGLCLFHHHSGFSQDSGHGHSHGGHGHGHGLPKGPRVKSSRPGSSDINVAPGEQGPDQEETNTLVANTSNSNGLKLDPADPENPRSGDTVEVQVNGNLVREPDHMELEEDRAGQLNMRGVFLHVLGDALGSVIVVVNALVFYFSWKGCSEGDFCVNPCFPDPCKAFVEIINSTHASVYEAGPCWVLYLDPTLCVVMVCILLYTTYPLLKESALILLQTVPKQIDIRNLIKELRNVEGVEEVHELHVWQLAGSRIIATAHIKCEDPTSYMEVAKTIKDVFHNHGIHATTIQPEFASVGSKSSVVPCELACRTQCALKQCCGTLPQAPSGKDAEKTPTVSISCLELSNNLEKKPGRTKAENLPAVVIEIKNMPNKQPESSL